The Toxorhynchites rutilus septentrionalis strain SRP chromosome 3, ASM2978413v1, whole genome shotgun sequence genome includes a region encoding these proteins:
- the LOC129778536 gene encoding translationally-controlled tumor protein homolog, with protein MKIWKDIFTGDEMFSDTYKVKLIDNVMYEVYGKHVSRTLGDVQLDGANPSAEEADEGTDAATESGVDIVLNHRLVETGFGDKKQFTTYLKDYMKKLVTRLEEKNPSEVEVFKTNINKVMKDLLGRFKDLQFFTGESMDCDGLIAMLEYRDIDGESVPVLLCFKHGLEEEKF; from the exons ATGAAAATCTGGAAGGATATCTTCACCG GTGACGAGATGTTCTCGGACACTTACAAAGTGAAGCTGATCGACAATGTGATGTACGAGGTGTACGGAAAGCACGTGTCTCGTACCCTAGGGGATGTCCAGCTGGATGGTGCAAATCCTTCCGCCGAGGAAGCCGATGAAGGTACCGACGCCGCCACTGAGTCCGGTGTTGATATTGTGCTGAATCATCGTCTGGTCGAGACTGGATTCGGCGACAAAAAACAGTTCACCACCTACCTGAAGGATTACATGAAGAA ACTCGTCACCCGTCTGGAGGAAAAGAACCCCAGCGAAGTCGAGGTGTTCAAGACCAACATTAACAAAGTGATGAAAGATCTGCTCGGTCGCTTCAAGGATCTGCAGTTCTTCACCGGTGAATCGATGGATTGCGATGGACTGATTGCCATGCTCGAGTACCGTGACATCGACGGCGAGAGTGTGCCGGTGCTGCTCTGCTTCAAGCACGGTCTTGAGGAGGAGAAGTTCTAG